A region from the Sulfitobacter mediterraneus genome encodes:
- a CDS encoding HlyD family type I secretion periplasmic adaptor subunit — protein MATNRSIRPIVIMGFSVIFVTFGVFGGWAAVAKLDAAVVAPGTISLEGNRKVVQHLEGGIVEEILVKEGDVVQEGQPLLRLNSIENQSNLQVFTFRSDVARIVEARLLAERYLKDSFELPEELQGVDLAAKGLQETVDDQRGLFEDRRMILQSQTEILNSRIEQTNEQIRGLEQQKSALERRYENFGQMIDRMEEGVEKGLIQNNILAQRQDDYIQIEADLGQIISQIAQAKNTISETKLQALQVGQEYRERANTELDAVRSELSELQERVKVATEVLSRTEIVAPATGSVQNLQVHTVSSVIRPGDVLMEVVPADEELIFTARISPIDIDNVVVGLSTEVRFSAFKARLTPIVLGQVENVSHDVITPDNPNEMPYYLARIDIDPADISEDIRERITAGMPVDVVITTGERTVVNYLTSPLMDAVRKSLLEE, from the coding sequence ATGGCAACGAACCGCAGTATCCGCCCCATCGTGATCATGGGTTTCTCCGTCATCTTTGTCACCTTCGGTGTCTTTGGTGGCTGGGCCGCCGTGGCCAAGCTGGACGCCGCCGTGGTGGCGCCGGGCACCATCTCGCTGGAGGGCAACCGCAAGGTCGTGCAGCACCTTGAGGGGGGCATCGTCGAGGAAATTCTCGTGAAAGAAGGCGATGTGGTTCAGGAAGGCCAGCCGTTGCTGCGCCTCAACAGCATCGAGAACCAGTCCAATCTGCAGGTGTTCACCTTCCGCAGCGACGTGGCACGGATCGTCGAGGCGCGGTTGCTGGCGGAACGCTATCTGAAAGACAGCTTTGAGCTGCCGGAAGAGCTGCAGGGGGTGGATCTTGCGGCCAAGGGCCTGCAGGAGACCGTCGACGACCAGCGCGGCCTTTTCGAAGACCGCCGGATGATCCTGCAATCACAGACCGAGATCCTGAACAGCCGGATCGAACAGACCAACGAACAGATCCGCGGGCTGGAACAGCAAAAAAGCGCGCTGGAACGGCGCTACGAGAACTTTGGCCAGATGATCGACCGGATGGAAGAGGGCGTTGAAAAGGGTCTGATCCAGAACAACATCCTGGCCCAGCGTCAGGACGATTACATCCAGATCGAAGCCGACCTTGGCCAGATCATTTCGCAGATCGCCCAGGCCAAGAACACAATTTCGGAAACCAAGCTGCAGGCGTTGCAGGTGGGCCAGGAATACCGCGAGCGGGCCAATACCGAACTGGATGCTGTGCGCTCTGAATTGTCAGAGCTGCAAGAGCGGGTGAAAGTGGCCACCGAGGTGCTGTCGCGCACCGAGATCGTGGCACCGGCCACCGGCAGCGTGCAGAACCTGCAGGTGCACACGGTCAGTTCCGTGATCCGCCCCGGTGACGTGCTGATGGAAGTGGTGCCCGCCGATGAAGAGCTGATCTTTACCGCGCGGATCTCGCCGATTGATATTGATAACGTGGTGGTGGGTCTGTCCACCGAGGTGCGGTTCTCCGCCTTCAAGGCACGTCTGACCCCGATCGTTCTGGGCCAGGTCGAAAATGTGTCCCATGACGTGATCACCCCCGATAACCCCAATGAAATGCCCTATTATCTGGCGCGGATCGACATTGATCCGGCGGATATTTCCGAGGACATCCGCGAACGCATCACTGCCGGTATGCCGGTGGATGTGGTGATCACCACGGGCGAACGCACGGTGGTGAACTATCTGACATCGCCGCTGATGGACGCGGTGCGCAAAAGCCTGCTGGAAGAATAA
- a CDS encoding glycosyltransferase family 4 protein, which translates to MPRYFFDVTDIKQYLKVHTTISGIQRVSLEVIKQAVQREGADQVRLCVWDGRRKQYSALSSDVMVGMEGFDVDLLSAALFGRPARPARATPTVLRRYRNRPAKYHIYRMIAHLQAARGKESYFAKRGSSIAEWQAGTPQSAAVTAPPPKAEPIADVIAPGDQLIVLGATWGMSDFDDHLQMLKDRHGVEISIQVHDLIPLVMPQHLVSEFSLEFYRWLEKTTGYCARYFVAARNTRKDLEHFMDEIGQQRPITVIPFARKLDTGSPLPAAKTLKEQNRRLRDIPQAIRNKTKVPYVLVVGTLESRKNLWRLVQAWDRLSRDGDLEMPKLLLAGRQGWFNDDLMDWMRASGNLRGWVQFVDRPNDEELAYLYRNCLFTATVSLYEGWGLPIGESLGFGKTAVVADNSAMPEVGGDLVEYCDAGSISSIAAACRRLIADPARRQALEDKIAATDLRGWDDVAADYIEAVTGKG; encoded by the coding sequence ATGCCCCGCTACTTTTTCGATGTCACCGACATCAAGCAATACCTGAAGGTTCACACGACCATTTCGGGCATTCAGCGTGTCTCGCTTGAGGTGATCAAACAGGCGGTGCAGCGCGAAGGCGCAGATCAGGTGCGCCTGTGTGTCTGGGACGGGCGGCGCAAACAATACAGCGCCCTCAGCTCGGATGTGATGGTGGGCATGGAAGGCTTTGACGTGGATCTGCTCAGTGCGGCGCTGTTTGGCCGCCCTGCCCGTCCGGCGCGGGCCACGCCCACGGTGCTGCGCCGCTATCGCAACCGGCCGGCCAAATATCATATCTACCGGATGATCGCGCATCTGCAGGCCGCCCGCGGCAAGGAAAGCTATTTTGCCAAACGCGGCAGCTCCATCGCCGAATGGCAGGCCGGCACCCCGCAAAGCGCCGCCGTCACCGCACCGCCGCCCAAGGCAGAGCCCATCGCGGATGTGATCGCGCCGGGGGATCAGTTGATCGTGCTGGGCGCGACCTGGGGGATGAGCGATTTTGACGACCATCTGCAAATGCTCAAGGACCGGCACGGGGTCGAGATTTCCATCCAGGTGCATGACCTGATCCCGCTGGTGATGCCGCAGCATCTGGTCTCTGAGTTTTCGCTGGAGTTCTACCGCTGGCTGGAAAAGACCACCGGCTATTGCGCCCGCTATTTTGTCGCCGCCCGGAACACCCGCAAGGATCTGGAACATTTCATGGACGAGATCGGCCAGCAGCGCCCGATCACTGTCATCCCCTTTGCCCGCAAACTGGACACCGGCAGCCCCCTGCCCGCCGCCAAGACTCTGAAAGAGCAAAACCGCCGTCTGCGCGACATCCCGCAGGCGATCCGCAACAAGACCAAGGTGCCTTATGTTCTGGTGGTCGGCACATTGGAAAGCCGCAAGAACCTCTGGCGGCTGGTGCAGGCCTGGGACCGTTTGAGCCGCGACGGAGATCTGGAAATGCCCAAGCTGCTTTTGGCCGGGCGGCAGGGCTGGTTCAATGACGATCTGATGGACTGGATGCGCGCCTCGGGCAATCTGCGCGGCTGGGTGCAATTTGTCGATCGGCCCAATGACGAAGAGCTGGCCTACCTCTATCGCAACTGCCTGTTTACCGCGACGGTCAGCCTCTATGAGGGCTGGGGATTGCCCATCGGCGAAAGCCTTGGCTTTGGCAAAACCGCCGTGGTGGCGGACAATTCGGCGATGCCCGAGGTGGGCGGTGATCTGGTGGAATACTGCGATGCCGGGTCGATCAGCAGCATCGCTGCGGCCTGCCGCCGCCTGATCGCGGACCCGGCCCGCCGTCAGGCGCTGGAGGACAAGATCGCCGCCACCGACCTGCGAGGCTGGGATGATGTGGCAGCGGACTATATTGAGGCGGTGACGGGGAAAGGCTAG
- a CDS encoding ABC transporter ATP-binding protein codes for MIKAFRSSKEPKTPRKPLFTPVDKLNVAWFCRTYLKEKTPWLGLVMVMILIQGAAYQQFIKLTEDGLRVIFDKGDVNGLYWVCFMVMAIFTVRGIMSYCVPRLSVWLASDAVFKMRRDLINHLMTLDLAFFERTKSGDIILRLVNQAQDLSEFIGQTTVNAVRDAVTVIIVSGYLTWKSPHLFLLVVIIMPTISIVVRRISHRIKEIQASAENAMGNYMTGIEEMSNGMRTVKISNQEPVERRRLNAATGEIKSLSIRLQAVSALMSPTMDILAAIIYILIIGVGGYMALSAEFDMDGASIIAFMIGMALIFDPARRMTFFFVRLQASLIILASVRSLYDEVPSITNAPDAKDSFDASGDIVLKDVSFRYSEANPLFDGLNMTFEGGKVTAIVGATGSGKTTVLSLIARLYDVSAGQVTIGGAPVEGLRIDKLRQSFSVVAQDIVIFNSSIYENIRYVLPEASEEQIWRAAELVGIDTLMRERGDAPLGPKGSQLSGGQKQRIAIARAFLRSAPILLLDEATSALDQRTEERVRSAISELSEGKTTLIVAHRLSTVTHADKIYVLDEGKVVEEGTHEDLMAQSGLYAAMFTAQRNSYG; via the coding sequence ATGATCAAAGCCTTCCGATCCTCAAAAGAGCCCAAGACCCCGCGCAAGCCGCTGTTCACTCCGGTGGACAAGCTCAACGTGGCCTGGTTCTGCCGCACCTACCTCAAGGAAAAGACGCCTTGGCTGGGTCTGGTGATGGTGATGATCCTCATCCAGGGCGCCGCCTATCAGCAGTTCATCAAACTGACCGAGGATGGCCTGCGGGTGATTTTCGACAAGGGCGATGTGAACGGGCTCTATTGGGTCTGCTTCATGGTCATGGCGATCTTTACCGTGCGCGGGATCATGTCCTACTGCGTGCCGCGACTGTCGGTCTGGCTGGCCTCGGATGCGGTCTTCAAGATGCGCCGGGATCTGATCAACCACCTGATGACCCTGGATCTGGCATTTTTTGAGCGGACCAAATCGGGCGATATCATCCTGCGACTGGTCAACCAGGCGCAGGATCTGAGCGAATTTATCGGCCAGACCACCGTCAATGCGGTGCGCGATGCGGTCACGGTGATCATTGTCTCGGGCTATCTGACCTGGAAATCGCCACATCTGTTCTTGCTGGTGGTGATCATCATGCCGACGATCTCCATCGTGGTGCGGCGCATCTCGCACCGGATCAAGGAGATCCAGGCCAGCGCGGAAAACGCCATGGGCAATTACATGACCGGCATCGAAGAGATGTCCAACGGCATGCGCACCGTGAAAATCTCCAACCAGGAACCGGTGGAACGCCGCCGCCTGAATGCCGCCACCGGCGAGATCAAAAGCCTGAGCATCCGCTTGCAGGCGGTCTCGGCGCTGATGAGCCCGACCATGGATATTCTGGCGGCGATTATCTACATCCTGATCATCGGGGTGGGCGGCTATATGGCGCTGTCGGCCGAGTTCGACATGGATGGCGCGTCGATCATTGCCTTCATGATCGGCATGGCGCTGATCTTTGATCCGGCGCGGCGGATGACGTTCTTCTTTGTCCGTTTGCAAGCCAGCCTGATCATCCTCGCCTCTGTGCGGTCCCTCTATGACGAGGTGCCCAGCATCACCAATGCACCCGATGCCAAAGACAGTTTTGACGCCTCCGGCGATATCGTTCTGAAAGACGTGAGCTTTCGCTATTCCGAGGCGAACCCGCTGTTTGACGGTCTGAACATGACCTTTGAAGGCGGCAAGGTGACGGCCATTGTCGGTGCCACCGGATCGGGCAAAACCACGGTGCTGAGCCTGATTGCCCGGCTCTATGACGTCAGCGCGGGGCAGGTGACCATTGGCGGTGCACCGGTTGAGGGGCTGCGCATCGACAAGCTGCGCCAGTCGTTTTCAGTGGTGGCCCAGGACATCGTGATCTTCAACAGCTCGATCTACGAGAACATCCGCTATGTGCTGCCCGAGGCCAGCGAGGAACAGATCTGGCGCGCCGCCGAGCTGGTGGGCATCGACACATTGATGCGCGAGCGCGGCGATGCGCCGCTGGGACCGAAAGGATCACAGCTGTCAGGCGGTCAGAAACAGCGCATCGCCATCGCGCGGGCCTTCTTGCGCTCCGCCCCGATCCTGCTGCTGGACGAGGCCACATCGGCGCTGGACCAACGCACCGAAGAACGGGTGCGCAGCGCCATAAGCGAGCTGTCCGAAGGCAAAACCACCCTCATCGTGGCGCACCGGCTGTCCACCGTGACCCATGCCGACAAGATCTATGTGCTGGACGAAGGCAAGGTCGTCGAGGAGGGCACCCACGAGGATCTGATGGCCCAAAGCGGGCTTTATGCCGCGATGTTCACCGCGCAGCGCAACAGCTACGGGTGA
- a CDS encoding helix-turn-helix domain-containing protein: MLAEVQKATPEEAKEQRTALGIWLKELRESQHLSQRELADRLSLDYYTFISQLENGRGRIPVHRYAEWANALGKDQRSFVRKLLSYYEPTTYKILFEEDGTQASA; encoded by the coding sequence ATGCTTGCTGAAGTACAAAAAGCGACCCCAGAAGAGGCCAAGGAACAGCGCACCGCGCTGGGTATCTGGCTGAAAGAACTGCGTGAATCGCAACATCTGTCCCAACGGGAACTCGCTGACCGGCTGTCTTTGGACTATTACACGTTCATTTCGCAGCTTGAAAACGGCCGTGGCCGAATCCCTGTTCATCGGTATGCCGAATGGGCAAACGCGCTCGGCAAGGATCAGCGCAGTTTCGTGCGCAAATTGCTGTCCTATTACGAGCCGACCACCTATAAGATCCTTTTTGAAGAGGATGGCACGCAAGCCAGCGCGTGA
- a CDS encoding glycosyltransferase family 4 protein has protein sequence MTAVFYDLSEQFLANGRRFKYYGIVRTVMEVGYELAQTGNVRFVVYSPAHGAFFEVTPRLDDASPTGVMDPGLPPEATPIRLRQTFPTRNPLRDAIYPLVRAIVRRINLKRWAHVPDGVVRPVDLDGQVLIALGRPKIMADYLTEIERKGIRLRLVPLLHDMIPLHAFAHRERKMFSSNFMSDNRMVIGHAETILTNSEFTHSEVTHFGSIGHLPELPPVVAVPLGHELRRTGEAMDLEIPAEPYLMCVGTLTGRKNLECVIDAMMVLAEEGRPVPRLLLAGARRKRAEDYVDEARFAPIRDKIQFIRDPNQTELWALYENALALVIPSYMEGWGLPLGEALWVGTPGLASTAPALREVGGDLAQYFEPGKPRELAAHIDTLQSDPEAREALKARIRAARPRLRSWRDVADGILQALRGKTCGQTTPQDFR, from the coding sequence ATGACTGCGGTATTTTATGATCTCTCAGAGCAGTTTCTGGCCAATGGCCGCCGCTTCAAATACTACGGGATTGTCCGTACGGTCATGGAAGTGGGTTACGAACTGGCCCAGACCGGAAATGTACGTTTCGTGGTCTATTCCCCTGCGCATGGCGCCTTTTTCGAGGTCACGCCGCGGCTGGATGATGCCTCGCCCACCGGGGTGATGGATCCGGGCCTGCCGCCCGAGGCGACGCCGATCCGTTTGCGCCAGACCTTTCCGACCCGCAATCCGCTGCGCGACGCGATCTATCCGCTGGTGCGGGCCATCGTGCGCCGGATCAATCTCAAACGCTGGGCCCATGTGCCGGACGGCGTGGTGCGCCCGGTGGATCTGGACGGGCAGGTGCTGATCGCGCTGGGGCGGCCCAAGATCATGGCCGATTACCTGACCGAGATTGAGCGCAAGGGCATCCGTCTGCGCCTGGTGCCGCTGCTGCATGACATGATCCCGCTGCACGCCTTTGCGCATCGCGAACGCAAGATGTTTTCCTCCAACTTCATGAGCGACAACCGCATGGTGATCGGCCATGCCGAGACGATCCTGACCAATTCGGAGTTCACCCATTCCGAGGTGACGCATTTTGGCAGCATCGGCCATCTGCCCGAATTGCCCCCGGTGGTGGCGGTGCCTTTGGGCCATGAGCTGCGCCGGACGGGCGAGGCGATGGATCTGGAGATTCCGGCAGAGCCCTATCTGATGTGCGTGGGCACGCTGACCGGGCGCAAGAACCTGGAATGCGTGATCGACGCGATGATGGTGCTGGCCGAAGAGGGCCGCCCGGTGCCACGCCTGTTGCTGGCGGGGGCACGGCGCAAACGGGCCGAAGATTATGTGGACGAGGCCCGCTTTGCCCCGATCCGCGACAAGATCCAGTTTATCCGTGATCCCAACCAGACCGAGCTTTGGGCGCTTTACGAAAATGCGCTGGCGCTGGTCATTCCCAGCTACATGGAAGGTTGGGGCCTGCCTCTGGGCGAGGCGCTTTGGGTGGGCACGCCGGGTCTGGCCTCCACCGCGCCGGCGCTGCGCGAAGTGGGCGGCGATCTGGCGCAGTATTTCGAACCGGGCAAACCGCGCGAGCTGGCGGCGCATATCGACACTTTGCAAAGTGATCCGGAGGCCCGCGAAGCCCTCAAGGCCCGCATCCGCGCCGCCCGGCCGCGCCTGCGCAGCTGGCGCGATGTGGCGGATGGTATTCTGCAGGCCCTGCGCGGCAAAACATGCGGGCAAACCACGCCACAGGACTTTCGTTGA
- a CDS encoding DUF6447 family protein has protein sequence MAEEKKNTLTVDGKEYDPSTISDNAKNIIANVQFADQELARLRLQNAALQTARQAYVTALKTELEGGNAGEAADASA, from the coding sequence ATGGCTGAAGAAAAGAAAAACACCCTGACCGTGGACGGCAAGGAATACGATCCTTCCACGATTTCCGACAACGCCAAGAACATCATCGCCAACGTGCAGTTTGCCGATCAGGAACTGGCCCGTCTGCGCCTGCAGAACGCCGCGCTTCAGACCGCGCGTCAGGCCTATGTGACGGCGCTGAAGACTGAGCTTGAGGGCGGCAATGCCGGTGAGGCCGCTGACGCTTCTGCGTGA
- a CDS encoding type I secretion system permease/ATPase: MQERNSLQEAYRKYRTAFAATLIFSLFTNLLMFIGPLYMLQIYDRVLSSRSETTLVALSVIAVSLLLAYGLLEFTRTKLLVRAGLQFDEVLAHPTFHLVVKQQTAAPGSGAQIALNDVDKVREFITGQGILAFFDAPWVPLFLGLCFAFHPWLGMVATGGAVVIFALALANEFSTRGTLAEAGRAGNGANQFVSATMLNAEVIRALGMEKPLTKRWLTQHDEMLDHQATASGRGGMVVASSKFVRMSLQVAILGTGAYLAMKQEISPGIMIAASIVMGRALAPVEQAVQQWKQFVGARQSHGRLKKLFAGVKPDEEKIEMPEPKGALRVEGLFGLVPGGKEPILRNINFALEAGEVMALIGPSGSGKSTLVRHLVGAAQPASGAVRLDGTEIQHWDPEQLGKHLGYLPQDVKLFRGSVGENVSRFQEDATDQDIVAAATLAGAHEMVQQLPDGYGTDVGDGGNQLSGGQKQRVGLARAVYREPCLIVLDEPNSNLDNHGEQALAKCIAELKAKGKTVILVTHKTGLLAQSDKTLMLVNGTVEKFGLTKDLFQPKAQPPAEAKKEVAASAGPAVLKMNTAPST; the protein is encoded by the coding sequence ATGCAGGAACGTAACTCTCTCCAAGAGGCGTACAGGAAATACCGCACCGCATTTGCGGCCACGCTGATTTTCAGCCTGTTCACCAACTTGTTGATGTTCATTGGCCCGCTTTACATGCTGCAGATTTACGACCGCGTGCTCTCCAGCCGGAGCGAAACCACGCTGGTGGCGCTGTCGGTGATCGCGGTGAGCCTGCTTTTGGCCTACGGCCTGCTGGAATTCACCCGGACCAAGCTGTTGGTGCGGGCCGGTCTGCAATTTGACGAGGTGCTGGCGCATCCGACCTTCCATCTGGTGGTCAAACAGCAAACCGCCGCCCCCGGCAGCGGGGCGCAGATTGCCCTCAATGACGTGGACAAGGTGCGCGAATTTATCACCGGGCAGGGCATTCTGGCGTTCTTTGACGCGCCCTGGGTGCCGTTGTTCCTGGGCCTGTGTTTTGCCTTCCATCCGTGGCTCGGCATGGTCGCCACCGGCGGCGCCGTGGTGATCTTTGCCCTCGCGCTGGCCAATGAATTTTCCACCCGCGGCACCCTGGCCGAAGCGGGCCGCGCCGGCAACGGCGCCAACCAGTTTGTCTCGGCCACGATGCTGAACGCCGAAGTGATCCGTGCCCTGGGCATGGAAAAGCCGCTGACCAAGCGCTGGCTGACACAGCACGACGAGATGCTGGACCACCAAGCCACGGCCAGTGGCCGGGGCGGCATGGTTGTGGCCTCGTCCAAGTTTGTCCGGATGAGCCTGCAGGTGGCCATTCTCGGCACCGGTGCCTATCTGGCGATGAAACAGGAAATCTCTCCGGGGATCATGATTGCGGCCTCCATCGTGATGGGCCGCGCCCTGGCGCCGGTCGAACAGGCCGTGCAGCAGTGGAAACAATTTGTCGGCGCACGCCAGTCCCATGGTCGCCTCAAAAAGCTGTTTGCCGGGGTCAAGCCGGACGAAGAAAAGATCGAAATGCCCGAGCCGAAAGGCGCACTGCGGGTCGAGGGCCTGTTTGGTCTGGTGCCCGGCGGCAAGGAGCCGATCCTGCGCAACATCAACTTTGCGCTGGAGGCCGGTGAGGTCATGGCGCTGATCGGGCCTTCGGGCTCGGGCAAATCCACGCTGGTGCGCCATCTGGTCGGGGCGGCACAGCCGGCCAGCGGCGCGGTGCGTCTGGATGGCACCGAGATCCAGCATTGGGATCCTGAACAGCTTGGCAAACATCTGGGCTATCTGCCGCAGGATGTGAAATTGTTCCGTGGCTCTGTCGGCGAAAACGTCTCGCGCTTTCAGGAAGACGCCACAGACCAGGACATCGTCGCCGCCGCAACGCTGGCCGGCGCCCATGAGATGGTGCAGCAATTGCCCGATGGCTATGGCACCGATGTGGGGGATGGCGGCAACCAGCTGTCCGGCGGCCAGAAACAACGGGTCGGTCTGGCCCGCGCGGTTTACCGCGAGCCTTGCCTGATCGTGCTGGACGAGCCGAACTCGAACCTCGACAACCACGGCGAACAGGCGCTGGCAAAATGTATTGCCGAGCTGAAGGCCAAGGGCAAAACCGTGATCCTGGTCACCCATAAGACCGGCCTGCTGGCGCAGTCGGACAAGACGCTGATGCTGGTCAACGGCACCGTTGAAAAGTTTGGCCTGACCAAGGATCTGTTCCAGCCCAAGGCGCAGCCTCCCGCCGAGGCCAAGAAAGAGGTCGCGGCATCCGCCGGGCCTGCGGTGCTCAAGATGAACACCGCGCCCTCCACCTGA